The Entelurus aequoreus isolate RoL-2023_Sb linkage group LG03, RoL_Eaeq_v1.1, whole genome shotgun sequence genome contains the following window.
tattatggtagatccactatggactggactctcacaatattatgtttgatccactatggactggactctcacaatattatgttagatccactatggactggattctcacaatattatgttagatccactatggactgcattctcacactattatgttagatccactatggactggactctcacactattatggtagatccactatggactggactctcacaatattatgttagatccactatggactggattctcacactattatgttagatccactatggactggactctcacactattatgttagattcactatggactggactctcacactattatgttagatccactatggactggactctcacaatattatgttagatacactatggactggattctcacactattatgttagatctactatggactggactctcacactattatggtagatccactatggactggactctcacactattatggtagatccactatggactggactctcacaatattatgttagatccactatggactggattctcacactattatgttagatctactaaggactggactctcacactattatggtagatccactatggactggactctcacaatattatgttagatccactatggactggactctcacaatattatgttagatccactatggactggattctcacaatattatgttagatccactatggactgcattctcacactattatgttagatccactatggactggactctcacactattatggtagatccactatggactggactctcacaatattatgttagatccactatggactggattctcacactattatgttagatccactatggactggactctcacactattatgttagattcactatggactggactctcacactattatgttagatcccctatggactggactctcacactattatgttagatccactatggactggactctcacactattatgttagatccactatggactggactctcacaatattatgctaaatccacttgacgtccattgcaccggttgcccaggggccggggggtccccacatctgcggtcccttccaaggtttctcattgtcattccattgggttgagttttttttcttgccctgatgtgggatctgagcgtggcttgtgcagccctttgagacactcgtgatttagggctatataagtaaactttgattgattgattgttgtaatATGTAAAGTAGTTCAAGCATACACCATTCCACCGTTTGATTGGTGGAATGGTGTCAAAGGTCACACGCGCTTACGTCGGATTGTTGACAAGACATGTGACAGAGGTCAAACGAGCCAAATAAATAAGTCTTAAACAATAAATGTATGATATGAATGATTTGTAGCGATCAGAATGAAAAGTAGCGTGCTTTCTTCTGATAAAAAAAACTCAAGTGAAAGTAAAACGCGTGTTACATTAAAATTACTGACAAAAAAGTTACGAAAGTAAATGTAATGAGAGTAAATGTAACGTGTCAACGAGTTGAAATTGGTTGACGCAGCTCGTTCATTGAAAAACTTGTGTTGCAAATCAACATcggccattaaaatgaatggaaaTCAATTTCATCGGTGCTTGTCCCCCAATAGCAGCACAATTATATCATATAAACATGCCTTTAAATAAAAGtttagactttgacttcctttttaaatgtcattcaaatttgaactttacagtacatataagaccaaaattttgttgcattagctcatggtagtgcagggggaaaaaaagcaataaggtgcagatataaataaatagagtactgtacggataaatatattgcacttttgcatatgcatgcacgtttatggatgtatgttatattgtctttatattccagcgagttaatccatttttggggggaattgaggggattattatgatgcgttcaagagtcttacggcctgagggaagaagctgttacagaacctggaggttctgctacagaacCTCTTTTTAGACACAAAGTATtgaataaaacaatataatagaatgtagtacaattACAGTAGTTAAATGACGTAACAATAATGAACAGTGTTTGAAAGTGGCCTTCCACGAAATCTTCGCGCTGCTtccctgtcaaacacaccatcagcagcttcaccatattttcatgaataaatgtccaccatttggatattattttaacatctactggcgttatcgactcattctgcttcagtatggcgcAGACTAGCTGTGCtacgctccaactgcttcacAAAGCTCGTCATATTTTGCTGATTTTCTTCTCCAATTCGTTTTCATCCATTTCTTCtctgcactgtccttcacactcacttttttcCTTCCCTTGCTTGGGAAAAACAAAGTTACGTCCATGTCTGGCTAGCTAGCAAGTAAGAGCGGATGTTTTGGCCGTTGCTTACAGGGTGATGTGTCACATTCACTACACTAACTAGTGGGGGCGACGCTTGAAatctaaagcataacaattagatgAACATCTCATATCCTGAAAACCTCTTAAGTTGGGGCACGTGTATCCCGATGTAATCTTTTTTGTTTACAAAGTACTTGTAGTTTATGTTAACTTGGCATTTACGTGTTTTTCTATATACATGGTGCAATTGTTAGTGTGCAACATTTATTAATACTGATTTTCCAGCACATTTCAAAGACACTGCTGTGTACCTCTGACATTCCGCCACTGGGGGGCAGCCTTTTCATGAACTCACCATGCCGGCGAAAGACAGCAGCTTGTTTGCTAGTTGACATTATTTCCCCGACTGGCTTCTGGCTCGCCAACAAGACTTCAGTGTCGCTTCCACCAGCGAGTCCAGGCTGCGTTGCCGTGACAACCTGCTTGGGCCACACAGCAAATTAGTTTACTCTTGACCTTTTAAAGGACTGAAACGCAGAAGGAAGGAGAACAAATGAGCCTTTTTAATTGAGAGAAAACAGGATGGCTGCCTGCTAAACAGCGGCATGGACTGAGCGTCAAACAAAATCCACCTTCAGCTACGATAAAGTTGTCTTAGATCggcaaaaaacaaagaaaactttttttggtCCTCCGTCAGTCTTGTGTTGCGGTGGAAGGAGCTCCACGTTGTGGGCGGAGCTTTTGTAGAACTAAATGACATCACTTCTTATACTTGCCCACTTCCTGCCTTCTTTTAAAATTCAGATGATCTCAGGGGTCTAAAGACTCCGTAAGAAAAAAAGCTGAAGAAGTTCAACATGGTTGCTATGGTTACTAAATTTTGAGCTTTTTCTCAGAGGGCGACGACCCACAATCCCCCTCTTCTGAGCTCACATGGGTCCGTTTCTGTGTGAGTCCTTTTAGCCTCTCGGCCGCCCTGATGTCCGCCGCCGTGACGCCGTCCTCCTCGTCCGACTGGACGGAGGCGTTTTCACCCGCAGCTCGGCGCCGCCCGTTCAATCCTGGGCTGCCCTCAGTTGCGCTGCTGCACGCCGCCCCGTCCAGGGTAGACTCCGCCGCCACTTCAGTCCTGTCCCCCGAAAGTCTGTCCAGCTCCGCCTCCTCGGCCCCATCCTGATTGGCGGGAGACATCACGGGGCTGGGGCACACTAAGTCCGCCAGGCTGAGACACTTGTCCTCGTCAAGGCGGGGCTTAATCTGTAGGGCGTTTTGTTCCTCGCCCGACGAGGACGTCAGGTCGTCCACCGAGATGGACGGGTAGCTGCAGGAGTCGATAGCGGAGAACAAGGCCTGCACCGAGTCGGGTCGCTCCCCGGCCCGGGAGACCACGGCCATGCGGCGCCGCCTCATCACGTTGCGGCGTCTCACCGCACTGCGCCGCTCCTCGTCCTCGCTGCTGGAGCTGGACGTGGTCGCCGAGGAGCTGGAGGCGCCGGCGGGGAGCGAGGGGGACGTGGAGGATGGTATGGAGAGGGTGGTGTAGTTACGAGGGCTCGGGGAGCGAGGACGCGGCATTGGGTCCAGCCAGAACTCGCTGGAGTCCGAGTCATCATTCGCCAGGAAGCCCGACTGCTGCCGCTGAGGTCTGCTCCGTCTCCCAGACCTCCCCTCGCCGTCCGCGTCGGCCGGCTCCTCGCCTCCTGAGGGTTCTGGTCCGGCCAGGGAGGAAGAGCTGGAGTTATCGGAGTCGCTGTGTTGCGCGGCGGCCGGGGGTGCCGCCGGAGTCGCCGCCGTCAGGCGAGTGGAGCGGCGTCCGCGAGCATGCAGCTGCATGATGGCCTCCTCGCTCAGGTCGCTGTCCGAGTCCGAGCTCCAGCCCTCGATCTCGCGCCGCACCAGAGAGTCGAAGAACGCCATCATGCGAGGATCCTCCTGGATGGACTGGCTCACGTAGTCGTGGGACAGACCGCTGCCGCTGTTCAGGACCAGACTGATGTACTCCTCATGTGTGTACAAGCTGCGGGACTTGTCCTCCACGTGGCCGTCCAGGTCGCCAAGACTGTCCGGTTGTAGGTAAGGACTCCACACCTGCCATGGACCACACAGTTAACCTCCCGCAACTTTCTACTTTACAGAAATTGTACTTGTAGACAGTACTTATTTTACACTAGACTGTGATACTCATTTTACACAAATACTTTATTAACTTCCTTCATTTGTGTTTCATGGACATTAGTTAgaggatcaaatacttatttcctTCAAACAaacataccatattttttggactataaggcgcatttaaaatggtttaatttttttttttttaattgacagttagccttataacccggtgcacctaatgtacggattaattctggctgtacttactgacctcgaagtaattttatttgttacatggtgtaatgaaaagtgtgaccagtagatggaagtcacacataagagaagccAGAGTCGTGTATAGCGTATGGCCAACTAAACGaaaggcgccatgtttgctaccaaggacgtgtgccGCCGTGCCTGGAAGCATGCACGTGCTGTCGCTTTGACGTacatttttctgacaaaaataatacgtctatatataccgtattttccgcaccataagccgcacctaaaaaccacaatttttctcaaaagctgacagcgcgccttatatatggattaatattaatatttattttcataaagtttaggtctcgcaactacggtaaacagccgccatcttttttccccgtagaagaggaagcgcttcttcttctacggtaagcaaccgcccccatagaagaggaagcgcttcttcttctactgtaagcaaccgccaaggtgagcacccgcccccgtagaagaagaagcgcgcggatattacctttcatttcatttgtgtgtttctgtaaagaccacaaaatgtctcctactaagagacacgcgtacaaggttccactgacttttgatattcatgtgaaccgcactgtggatacaacgggaacacgtacggtgaatattcgcaccacagtcaatgagaagtcgtcctcaCCGTggtttctagcttgccatgctaacggccagaaacttccacccactgtgatattcaaaaggaagaccttgccaaaagagaactttccagccggcgtcatcataaaagctaactcgaagggatggatggatgaagaaaagatgagcggagagaccgggtgacttttttcacgcagctccgtccctgttgatctacgactgcatgcgcgtccacatcacagatggtgtcaaaaaacaagttaagcacaccgaagaagaataatttgagggatttgtggatgagtaataacttcagaaagtgagctttaaatgtttattttgtgtgttgtgtgacactaacgtatgagcaatgttgagttattgatgttgctattgctctgcactattttgagtgttactatttttgtgattgcacatttgcacattacattttgggagtgaacagagttgttagaacgctggtttgtaatatattattaaagtttgactgacctatctgactgtttttttgacattccctttagcgtagcgtagttgcggctaataacacggggcggctaataggtaaacaaagttttgaaatatgccattcattgaaggtgcggcttacaacacggggcgccttatggtgcggaaaatacggtatttctaaGTATACTCCATCTCATAGACTTACAATAAAACGCGCCTTTATTTTAAGTATAACTTTGCGACCGTATAGACACAATTTGCTGCTACATTCCTTGAGTGTTTcgtgaccagcaggcactctaacaaacatgaaaaaaatacacagaacaacGAAAAACATCACTTTTTACCCTCAATTTGACAAAATCTTTActtgctttggaccaacaatcatggAGAATTTGTGACTTTGTGTGAAGAATGTCAACTGTGATGACTGCCTCCTATACATTTGTAACCACTGTATGTATCActcatgtattattctaactttttttttgtaatatgctAATAAGTAAGCAAGGGTACTTTTGTACTTACATAAAAAAACAGCCACCACAAAGGAGAAGTGTGATGCAGTGGACGGAGGAGGTATGTGAGCAGTTGAGGGACTGTTTTGACACCACAGAGTGAGATGTACTCTGCAGCCCACATGGAGAAGACATCGACAGTTTTGACAGAGTGCACCACAGGATATATGAACTTCTGTGTGGAAAACACTGTGCCCTCCAAGATGGTCCGGTGTTTTGCCAACAATAAACCCTGGGTCACCACTGAGCTGAAGGCCCTACCAAACAAGAAGAAGAGGGCTTTCACCTCAGGAAACAAGGAGGGGCTGAGAAGAGTCCAGCAGGATCTTAAATACAAG
Protein-coding sequences here:
- the dcaf5 gene encoding DDB1- and CUL4-associated factor 5; this encodes MKELKGCGMRSTVGFLSRREMTGQPLMKEEFQRRRMAGCTSLYKKDMLGHFGCVNAIEFSNNGGEWLVSGGDDRRVLLWHMEQAIHARSKPIKLKGEHLSNIFCLAFDSTNKKVFSGGNDEQVILHDVERRETLNVFLHIDAVYSLSVSPVNDNVFASSSDDGRVLIWDTREPPHGEPFCLASYPSAFHSVMFNPVEPRLLATANSKEGVGLWDIRKPRSSLLRYGGSMSLQSAMSVRFNSTGTQLLALRRRLPPVLYDLHSRLPSFQFDNQGYFNSCTMKSCCFAGDRDQYILSGSDDFNLYMWKIPKDPEAGGPGRVVNGAFMILKGHRSIVNQVRFNPHSYMICSSGVEKVIKVWSPYLQPDSLGDLDGHVEDKSRSLYTHEEYISLVLNSGSGLSHDYVSQSIQEDPRMMAFFDSLVRREIEGWSSDSDSDLSEEAIMQLHARGRRSTRLTAATPAAPPAAAQHSDSDNSSSSSLAGPEPSGGEEPADADGEGRSGRRSRPQRQQSGFLANDDSDSSEFWLDPMPRPRSPSPRNYTTLSIPSSTSPSLPAGASSSSATTSSSSSEDEERRSAVRRRNVMRRRRMAVVSRAGERPDSVQALFSAIDSCSYPSISVDDLTSSSGEEQNALQIKPRLDEDKCLSLADLVCPSPVMSPANQDGAEEAELDRLSGDRTEVAAESTLDGAACSSATEGSPGLNGRRRAAGENASVQSDEEDGVTAADIRAAERLKGLTQKRTHVSSEEGDCGSSPSEKKLKI